A window from Listeria seeligeri serovar 1/2b str. SLCC3954 encodes these proteins:
- the rfbB gene encoding dTDP-glucose 4,6-dehydratase: MNLLVTGGAGFIGSNFVHHILNKYDDYKVVNLDLLTYAGTMSNLEDIKNNANHVFVEGNICDYDLVKNIVLEHKIDAIVNFAAESHVDRSIINPGIFIETNVQGTLNLLNVAKELNVTKYLQVSTDEVYGSLGEIGYFTEETPIAPNSPYSASKASADLLVRSYFETYGLNVNITRCSNNYGPNHFPEKLIPLMITNGLDGEQLPIYGDGKNIRDWLHVSDHCAAIDLVIHKGKSGEVYNVGGHNERTNNEIVHIIVDDLKLSEDKIVYVEDRLGHDLRYAIDPKKIETELGWKPKYTFDTGIKETIEWYVNNEAWWRPLKSRAKLGE; encoded by the coding sequence TTACTAACATATGCTGGGACAATGAGCAATTTAGAAGATATTAAAAATAATGCTAATCATGTTTTTGTAGAAGGAAACATTTGTGATTATGATTTAGTGAAAAATATAGTACTTGAACATAAAATTGACGCGATTGTTAATTTTGCTGCTGAATCACATGTTGATCGCAGTATCATTAATCCTGGTATTTTCATTGAAACTAATGTACAGGGAACTCTTAATTTATTAAATGTCGCAAAAGAATTAAACGTGACTAAATATTTACAAGTATCTACAGATGAAGTATATGGCTCATTAGGAGAAATAGGTTATTTCACAGAAGAAACACCTATCGCTCCTAACAGCCCATACTCAGCAAGTAAAGCATCTGCGGATTTACTTGTCCGTTCTTACTTTGAAACATATGGTTTGAACGTGAACATTACGCGTTGTTCTAATAATTACGGACCAAATCATTTCCCAGAAAAATTAATTCCACTTATGATTACAAATGGTCTTGACGGTGAACAATTACCAATTTACGGTGACGGCAAAAATATTCGTGATTGGTTACACGTATCTGACCATTGTGCTGCGATTGATTTAGTTATTCATAAAGGTAAATCAGGCGAAGTTTATAATGTAGGTGGACATAATGAACGGACAAATAATGAAATCGTGCATATTATTGTGGATGATTTGAAACTTTCAGAAGACAAAATTGTTTATGTGGAAGATAGATTAGGACATGATTTACGTTATGCAATTGATCCTAAGAAAATCGAAACAGAACTTGGCTGGAAACCTAAATATACTTTCGATACAGGCATTAAAGAAACGATCGAATGGTATGTAAATAATGAAGCTTGGTGGAGACCACTAAAATCACGCGCAAAGTTGGGTGAGTAA
- the rfbD gene encoding dTDP-4-dehydrorhamnose reductase: MSILVTGANGQLGTELVQLLKEHNLTVTEWDKDSVDIVDKSAVKKAISEVKPEWVIHCAAFTNVEAAEDELKAVNWEVNVDGTENISEAAASVGAKLVYISTDYVFDGTKEEPYLPEDQTNPLNQYGIAKLAGEKIALEKNKATYVIRTSWVFGKYGNNFVYSMLKLAETHKELKVVNDQLGRPTYTYDLADFIRFVIEKNPAYGIYQFSNNGTATWFDFATEILKDKDVTVKPCTSDEFPQKAERPKTSIMSLDKVEQLGFTIPTWQDALVRFKK; the protein is encoded by the coding sequence ATGAGCATTTTAGTAACTGGTGCAAATGGTCAACTTGGAACAGAATTAGTACAATTATTAAAAGAACATAATTTAACTGTCACAGAATGGGATAAAGATTCTGTTGATATTGTTGATAAATCCGCAGTCAAAAAAGCAATTTCGGAAGTAAAACCAGAATGGGTTATTCATTGTGCGGCTTTCACAAATGTAGAAGCGGCAGAAGATGAATTAAAAGCTGTTAACTGGGAAGTAAATGTTGATGGGACTGAAAATATTAGTGAAGCTGCTGCATCTGTAGGCGCAAAACTGGTATACATCAGCACAGACTATGTCTTTGATGGAACGAAAGAAGAGCCATATTTACCAGAAGATCAAACAAACCCATTAAATCAATATGGTATTGCTAAATTAGCTGGAGAAAAAATCGCCTTAGAAAAAAATAAAGCAACTTATGTTATCAGAACTTCTTGGGTATTTGGTAAATATGGTAACAATTTTGTTTACAGTATGCTTAAATTAGCTGAAACTCATAAAGAATTAAAAGTAGTTAATGATCAATTAGGTCGTCCAACATACACGTATGATTTAGCTGATTTTATCCGTTTTGTCATTGAGAAAAATCCTGCTTATGGTATTTATCAATTCTCTAATAATGGAACTGCTACTTGGTTTGACTTTGCAACTGAAATATTGAAAGATAAAGACGTTACAGTGAAACCATGCACATCAGATGAGTTTCCTCAAAAAGCGGAGCGCCCGAAAACGTCTATTATGAGTTTGGATAAAGTTGAACAATTAGGTTTTACAATTCCTACTTGGCAAGATGCTTTGGTTCGCTTTAAAAAATAA